One Miscanthus floridulus cultivar M001 chromosome 11, ASM1932011v1, whole genome shotgun sequence DNA window includes the following coding sequences:
- the LOC136494858 gene encoding calnexin homolog, with the protein MMGGRALLLLLLSALLVQIRASDPLLYEPFDEDFEGSWVVSKKDDYQGVWKHAKSDGHEDYGLLVSEKARKYAIIKELDEPVTLKDGTVVLQFEVRLQNGLECGGAYIKYIRPQDAGWDAKEFDNETPYTIMFGPDKCGSTNKVHFILKHKNPKTGKYVEHHLKFPASVPYDKLSHVYTAILKPDNEVRILIDGEEKKKANFLSADDFEPALIPPKTIPDPDDKKPEDWDERAKIPDPDAVKPDDWDEDATMEIVDEEATKPEGWLDDEPEEIDDPEAAKPEDWDDEEDGEWEAPKIDNPKCEEAPGCGEWKRPMKHNPAYKGKWHAPMIDNPNYKGMWKPQEIPNPEYFELDKPDFDPVAAIGIEIWTMQDGILFDNILIADGEKVATSILEKTWKPKYDVEKEKEKAEEAAAGADGLSEFQKKIFDILYKVADVPFLAPYKAKIIDVIEKGEKQPNITIGILVSVVVVFVTVLFRILFGGKKPVAPVKPAAEAKEPKATEIDGAGSSGDKDEKEDEKEETAAPRRRTRRET; encoded by the exons ATGATGGGAGggcgcgcgctgctgctgctcctgctctcGGCGCTGCTCGTTCAGATCCGCGCCTCCGACCCG CTGCTGTACGAGCCGTTCGACGAGGACTTTGAGGGGAGTTGGGTCGTCTCCAAGAAGGATGATTACCAAG GTGTGTGGAAGCATGCCAAGAGTGATGGCCATGAGGACTATGGCCTCCTTGTCagtgagaaggcaaggaaatACGCCATAATCAAGGAGCTTGATGAGCCAGTTACCTTGAAGGATGGGACAGTGGTCCTGCAGTTTGAAGTGAGACTTCAGAATGGCCTTGAATGTGGAGGTGCCTACATTAAGTACATCCGCCCTCAGGATGCTGGATGGGATGCCAAGGAGTTTGATAATGAGACTCCATACACTATTATGTTTGGTCCAGATAAGTGTGGGTCAACCAACAAGGTTCATTTCATCCTTAAGCACAAGAATCCTAAGACTGGAAAGTATGTTGAACATCACCTCAAATTCCCAGCTTCTGTCCCATATGACAAGCTCTCTCATGTCTACACGGCTATCTTGAAGCCAGACAATGAGGTCAGAATTTTGATTGAtggggaagaaaagaagaaggcaaACTTCCTTTCTGCTGATGATTTTGAGCCAGCACTTATCCCGCCCAAGACCATTCCTGACCCTgatgacaagaagccagaggacTGGGATGAGAGAGCTAAAATCCCTGATCCAGATGCAGTGAAGCCTGATGACTGGGATGAGGATGCCACGATGGAAATTGTGGATGAGGAAGCCACCAAGCCTGAGGGATGGTTGGATGATGAACCTGAGGAGATTGATGATCCTGAGGCAGCCAAGCCTGAGGACTGGGATGATGAGGAGGATGGTGAATGGGAGGCACCAAAGATTGACAACCCCAAGTGTGAAGAGGCACCTGGATGTGGCGAGTGGAAGAGGCCAATGAAGCATAATCCTGCTTACAAGGGCAAGTGGCATGCACCTATGATTGACAACCCCAACTACAAGGGAATGTGGAAGCCTCAGGAGATCCCCAACCCTGAGTACTTTGAGCTTGACAAGCCTGATTTTGATCCAGTTGCTGCTATTGGGATTGAGATCTGGACAATGCAGGATGGCATCCTGTTTGACAATATCTTGATTGCTGATGGTGAGAAGGTTGCCACCTCCATTCTGGAGAAGACCTGGAAGCCCAAGTATGATGTTgagaaggaaaaggagaaggCTGAGGAGGCTGCTGCTGGTGCAGATGGTCTTTCTGAGTTCCAG AAGAAGATTTTTGACATCCTGTACAAGGTTGCTGATGTTCCGTTCTTGGCTCCCTACAAGGCCAAGATCATT GATGTTATCGAGAAGGGAGAGAAGCAGCCCAACATCACTATTGGTATTTTGGTCTCTGTTGTCGTCGTGTTCGTTACTGTTCTCTTCAGGATCCTGTTTGGTGGCAAGAAGCCAGTG GCACCTGTGAAACCTGCAGCTGAGGCGAAGGAGCCCAAGGCCACAGAAATCGACGGTGCTGGAAGCAGTGGCGACAAGGATGAGAAAGAGGACGAAAAGGAGGAGACAGCAGCCCCGCGTCGGAGGACCCGAAGGGAGACGTAG